The Methanomassiliicoccus luminyensis B10 genome includes a window with the following:
- a CDS encoding bifunctional DNA primase/polymerase, which yields MAVSIPDRLREPSFRFVLVKAKDKGPIEKDWQKGANYPCGDPKLSKHLGKDGNYGILCGIKGLAVIDADSPEVATAVEESLPLTFTVQTGRGGRHFYYRCADLPGPLRLARPGDAKGTIGDVQSTGKQVIGPGSVHPNGNAYTVLKDLPIASVKAEQIRTALSDFLPPPETDTPEDVRRELPNRSRDVDLDSLKVQDVIPMDGLKGQGGKFRGSCPWHGSNTGHNFEVDVSKNAWYCFRHGTGGGPLHAIAVQEKVLDCADCIPGALKAEKFKRVLEIAQDKHGLKPSPRQVVGASAGMGAGKPSPPSRSNDKTQAEVVIEAAIRNGIEPFMDQHEEAYAAIEVKGHREIVRIRSSRFSLWLQHLHYLETEKSLNKDALGQAVATFEAKALFEGAKRPLSLRRAWREGDLYYDLCDEAWRAVRISPSIKPYGWEIVGRPPILFKRERHMKAQVEPVPGGSWDELWTKVLNFLPEQWVLCKPHVLQLFIPGHPIAFLNPNNRKGAAKTSTAKVIRELVDPSSSPLQELNNPRTNLNDLFEQNFLPIFDNVDGDIKDFIFNKLCRVNTGEASQERELYKNKEQVLYEYQRTAIITSIAPVGPDHPDFVQRTVYVGLRFIPEEERKDEEQLKADFTAMRGQVLGFIFSTLSKALGLKNEVHLDRRPRMADYAIWGEALSRALGEDAGKFIAAYQGSIKSGVEEALNADPLALAIMQMFAEPERLHYIGPADDLYRKLSDVAKEKSIDISGKRWPGAANALSRRMREIVDDLKDQGIYYARKDNSELSGAAQRDGKTTDLASNRKIMLLIKKGSPHFSEIPRSEGYSNDISSGDEKYRDKSQQTKIGENHDITIFSTPLDCLPSQDEKVAGLRKLVESGRLRMNDLERIAPEQKATIDRLRKDGQIGTDPNGTLYWIHK from the coding sequence ATGGCCGTTTCCATCCCTGACCGGCTCCGGGAGCCGTCCTTCCGTTTCGTCCTGGTGAAAGCGAAGGACAAAGGGCCCATTGAAAAGGACTGGCAGAAAGGGGCGAACTACCCATGCGGGGACCCCAAGCTGTCCAAACACCTGGGCAAGGACGGCAACTATGGCATCCTTTGCGGCATCAAAGGGCTGGCGGTCATTGATGCCGACTCCCCCGAAGTAGCAACGGCCGTTGAGGAATCCCTGCCCCTTACCTTTACAGTCCAGACGGGGCGGGGAGGCCGACATTTCTACTATCGCTGTGCAGATCTGCCGGGGCCTCTTCGCCTAGCACGTCCTGGGGATGCCAAAGGCACGATAGGGGACGTTCAGTCGACCGGGAAGCAGGTCATTGGCCCTGGCAGCGTCCATCCGAATGGGAACGCCTACACGGTCCTGAAGGACCTGCCCATTGCATCGGTAAAGGCCGAACAGATCCGGACGGCTCTTAGCGACTTCCTGCCCCCACCAGAGACAGACACCCCCGAGGATGTTAGAAGGGAGCTGCCGAACAGGTCCAGGGATGTTGACCTGGACTCCCTCAAGGTCCAGGACGTAATCCCCATGGATGGCCTCAAGGGGCAGGGCGGGAAGTTCCGAGGCTCCTGCCCCTGGCATGGCAGCAATACAGGTCACAACTTCGAGGTTGACGTTTCCAAGAACGCCTGGTACTGCTTCCGGCATGGGACGGGCGGGGGACCCCTTCATGCTATCGCCGTCCAGGAGAAGGTCCTGGATTGCGCGGATTGCATTCCTGGGGCCTTGAAGGCCGAGAAGTTCAAGAGGGTCCTGGAGATCGCCCAGGATAAGCATGGATTGAAGCCTTCCCCGCGTCAGGTGGTGGGGGCCTCGGCAGGGATGGGGGCTGGAAAACCGTCACCCCCTAGCAGGAGCAATGACAAGACCCAGGCCGAGGTTGTCATTGAAGCGGCCATAAGGAACGGGATAGAGCCGTTCATGGACCAGCATGAGGAAGCTTACGCGGCCATCGAGGTCAAAGGGCATCGGGAGATCGTGCGAATCAGATCTTCGAGGTTTTCCCTTTGGCTCCAGCATCTGCACTACCTGGAAACCGAGAAATCACTTAACAAGGACGCTCTAGGGCAGGCTGTCGCCACGTTCGAGGCCAAGGCCCTCTTTGAGGGTGCGAAGAGGCCCCTTTCCCTTAGGCGGGCATGGCGTGAAGGCGATTTGTATTATGACCTATGCGACGAGGCTTGGAGAGCCGTCAGGATAAGCCCGTCCATCAAGCCGTATGGGTGGGAGATCGTAGGCCGGCCGCCCATCCTCTTCAAGCGCGAAAGGCACATGAAGGCCCAGGTTGAGCCCGTCCCCGGTGGGTCATGGGATGAGCTATGGACCAAGGTTCTGAACTTCCTGCCAGAGCAATGGGTATTGTGCAAGCCCCATGTGTTACAGCTCTTCATTCCCGGCCATCCGATCGCGTTCCTGAACCCGAACAACCGGAAGGGTGCTGCCAAGACCAGTACGGCCAAGGTAATCAGGGAGCTGGTAGACCCGAGCTCCAGCCCTCTCCAGGAGCTGAACAATCCCCGCACCAACCTGAATGATCTGTTCGAACAGAATTTCCTTCCAATCTTCGATAACGTGGACGGAGATATCAAGGACTTCATTTTCAACAAGCTGTGCAGGGTGAACACCGGGGAAGCTTCCCAGGAAAGGGAGCTCTACAAGAACAAAGAGCAGGTCCTTTACGAGTATCAAAGGACCGCCATAATCACCAGTATCGCGCCGGTCGGTCCAGACCATCCGGATTTTGTTCAAAGGACCGTCTACGTTGGGCTTCGCTTCATCCCCGAGGAAGAAAGGAAGGATGAAGAACAGTTGAAGGCCGATTTTACCGCCATGCGGGGACAGGTCCTAGGGTTCATCTTTTCAACGCTGTCTAAGGCCCTTGGACTAAAGAACGAGGTCCATCTGGACAGACGGCCGCGCATGGCCGACTATGCGATCTGGGGAGAGGCCCTATCCCGGGCCTTGGGGGAGGATGCTGGAAAGTTCATCGCCGCATATCAGGGAAGCATCAAGTCGGGGGTGGAAGAGGCCCTTAACGCTGACCCTCTGGCCCTGGCAATAATGCAGATGTTTGCCGAGCCTGAGAGGTTGCATTATATCGGTCCAGCCGACGATCTTTACAGGAAGCTGTCCGATGTTGCGAAGGAAAAAAGCATCGACATTTCCGGCAAGAGGTGGCCCGGTGCTGCCAATGCTCTTTCAAGGCGTATGCGGGAGATCGTGGACGATCTTAAGGACCAGGGCATCTACTACGCGAGGAAGGATAACAGCGAATTGAGCGGTGCAGCCCAGAGGGATGGGAAAACAACAGACCTCGCCTCGAACCGGAAGATTATGCTCCTTATAAAGAAGGGGTCCCCTCACTTCTCGGAGATACCGAGATCGGAGGGTTATTCTAACGATATTTCAAGCGGCGATGAAAAATATCGTGATAAAAGCCAGCAAACGAAAATCGGCGAAAATCACGATATTACGATATTTTCGACCCCCCTAGACTGCCTGCCCTCACAAGATGAGAAGGTAGCCGGACTTAGGAAGCTCGTTGAGTCCGGAAGGCTCCGCATGAACGACCTTGAACGCATTGCTCCGGAACAGAAAGCTACGATCGACAGGTTGCGGAAGGACGGGCAGATCGGAACAGACCCTAACGGCACTCTCTATTGGATCCATAAGTGA
- a CDS encoding tyrosine-type recombinase/integrase yields the protein MKLGRFPFQAATEVYLERRRGTIVKATYNEEERKLRYLGGVFNKLKGKGLISTTDPRSMGRKEIQEFLDWMQDPAEHKGKPLDPDTQEKYLVHLNNLLKHFKNRIIEEMKDDGVKFPKACKKPIRTIKLDDLRTIFDTTDKMKGWHGVVARGLVALYMATGVRPKELRLALLEDLDLKGMTFYVRHPKGEGSWGSSATVSIIRPDLVPNIQRFLKEREEYLRKTPKANARALFPPIGYGAREFYAHNTFLRIKGEVEEISGVDFRLKDFRPTLTSLTVNGDLSLLPAMSAQLRHSDLKTTQDHYARIEEGVAGRKLAEAWKNVPIFQKDVEEIAQKSATSSKDAGPISSKKGFIEFDKYMSGYA from the coding sequence TTGAAGCTCGGACGCTTCCCCTTCCAAGCAGCAACGGAGGTCTACCTCGAAAGGAGGAGGGGGACCATCGTAAAGGCTACCTACAACGAGGAGGAAAGGAAGTTGAGGTATCTGGGAGGGGTGTTCAATAAGCTCAAGGGCAAGGGGCTTATCAGCACTACCGACCCCAGGAGCATGGGGAGAAAGGAAATTCAGGAGTTCTTGGACTGGATGCAAGACCCGGCAGAGCATAAGGGAAAGCCTCTGGACCCTGACACCCAGGAAAAGTACCTGGTTCACCTGAACAACCTTCTAAAACACTTCAAGAACCGGATTATCGAGGAAATGAAGGATGATGGAGTCAAGTTCCCCAAGGCATGTAAGAAGCCCATCAGGACAATTAAGCTGGACGATCTCCGGACCATCTTTGACACTACTGACAAGATGAAGGGATGGCATGGAGTGGTCGCCAGGGGCCTGGTAGCCCTTTACATGGCTACGGGAGTAAGACCCAAGGAGCTCCGCCTTGCCCTGCTAGAAGATCTTGACCTCAAGGGGATGACGTTCTATGTTCGCCACCCCAAGGGGGAAGGGTCCTGGGGGAGCTCTGCCACCGTTAGCATAATCCGGCCGGACCTGGTTCCGAACATTCAACGCTTTTTGAAGGAAAGGGAAGAGTACCTTAGAAAGACCCCAAAGGCCAACGCCAGGGCCCTCTTCCCGCCGATCGGTTACGGGGCAAGGGAGTTCTACGCTCACAACACCTTCCTACGAATCAAGGGAGAGGTGGAAGAGATCTCTGGAGTAGACTTCCGTTTGAAGGACTTCCGTCCTACTCTGACCTCGCTGACCGTCAACGGAGATCTCAGCCTGCTCCCCGCCATGTCTGCCCAATTGAGGCATTCGGACCTTAAGACAACTCAGGACCACTACGCCCGGATAGAAGAGGGCGTAGCGGGCCGGAAGCTTGCCGAAGCCTGGAAGAACGTACCAATATTCCAAAAGGATGTTGAAGAGATCGCTCAGAAATCGGCAACATCCTCCAAGGATGCTGGCCCAATAAGTTCCAAAAAGGGGTTTATTGAATTCGACAAATATATGTCTGGCTATGCTTAG
- a CDS encoding AbrB/MazE/SpoVT family DNA-binding domain-containing protein, whose product MKTIGTSKISSKLRVCMPKDVADALQVEDGDFILYQLNEKTNEVVIKKA is encoded by the coding sequence GTGAAAACTATAGGAACCAGCAAGATCAGCTCGAAGCTTAGAGTCTGCATGCCCAAGGACGTGGCCGACGCCCTACAGGTAGAGGATGGTGACTTTATCCTCTACCAGCTCAACGAGAAGACCAACGAGGTAGTCATCAAGAAGGCATGA
- a CDS encoding recombinase family protein gives MMDMTQDRQLRAALYARVSTDDQGQDPETQLFRLRQVCKHREYEIVGEYVEYASGKDPDRKVLKVLLKDAKQGKLDLILVTRLDRMMRSQKHFFEVLEQLHGWNVRFECSEQDFNTKGAFGKFTMSLLSDLAELERNLTLERSAEGTVRAKAQGKLCHRPKGAKDRKPRKPRSDRGIKRGSRSGDTLINEPAGKTEGVTYY, from the coding sequence ATGATGGACATGACCCAGGACCGCCAGCTCCGCGCCGCGCTGTATGCGCGCGTGTCCACCGACGATCAGGGACAGGACCCCGAAACGCAGCTATTCAGGCTTCGCCAGGTGTGCAAGCATCGTGAGTATGAGATCGTGGGCGAGTACGTGGAGTACGCCAGCGGCAAGGACCCGGACCGGAAGGTGTTAAAGGTCCTTCTCAAGGACGCAAAGCAAGGGAAGCTGGACCTCATTCTCGTCACCAGGCTGGACCGCATGATGAGATCCCAGAAGCACTTCTTCGAGGTCCTGGAGCAGCTTCACGGCTGGAACGTCAGGTTCGAGTGCTCGGAGCAGGACTTCAACACCAAGGGAGCGTTCGGCAAATTCACCATGTCCCTCCTATCCGACCTGGCAGAGCTGGAGAGGAACCTTACTCTCGAACGCTCGGCCGAGGGCACCGTGAGGGCCAAGGCGCAGGGGAAGCTATGCCACCGTCCCAAGGGAGCGAAGGACAGGAAGCCGAGAAAACCGCGCTCCGATAGAGGAATTAAAAGGGGGTCCCGGAGCGGAGACACTTTAATAAACGAGCCAGCAGGAAAAACGGAGGGCGTCACCTACTACTAA
- a CDS encoding tyrosine-type recombinase/integrase yields the protein MVRPMYALEQELNAFLTEKREDEERSELTVHQYDWSLHRLFQALNDFKRPVNPRKVRKEDVEWLRDEFIVGTPRYKENEIGRLLIFLRWANHPEAKKWKIPCGDTSPTRVRWLEDWEAKKVREEARGMERFIVHFELDLGMRRIELIRLTTASFQSGRNQQRKVLIHGKGRNGGKYRQISWHPETPNILAELRDYRNREMAKARAKNPKVKVPDNLLIYERGGKLYPYTKSGIDKLLYGLGERIVVGDKGETLYFTNHDLRRTCGRMMYRSGVRIEKIAKIFGHADTRTTIRYLGLDFEDMDEAMQQYSQYQNALVVPKMVQTEESQIIGGQGGI from the coding sequence ATGGTAAGGCCGATGTATGCTCTTGAGCAGGAGCTAAACGCCTTTCTCACGGAGAAGAGGGAAGATGAGGAGCGAAGCGAATTGACGGTCCACCAATATGATTGGTCACTTCATCGCCTCTTCCAAGCCCTCAACGATTTTAAGCGTCCGGTGAACCCCCGCAAGGTCAGGAAAGAAGATGTCGAATGGCTGCGGGATGAATTTATCGTCGGAACGCCTCGATACAAGGAGAACGAGATCGGGAGGTTGCTCATATTTCTCCGGTGGGCGAACCATCCCGAGGCCAAGAAGTGGAAGATCCCATGCGGCGACACATCGCCGACTAGGGTGCGCTGGCTGGAGGATTGGGAAGCTAAGAAGGTGAGGGAAGAGGCGCGGGGGATGGAACGCTTTATCGTTCACTTCGAGCTAGACCTGGGGATGAGGCGTATCGAGCTGATACGCCTTACTACCGCGTCCTTCCAGTCAGGCAGGAACCAGCAGAGAAAAGTCCTCATCCACGGCAAGGGACGCAACGGCGGGAAGTACCGCCAAATAAGCTGGCATCCGGAAACGCCAAACATACTGGCAGAGCTGAGAGACTACAGGAACCGCGAGATGGCCAAGGCCAGGGCCAAGAACCCTAAGGTGAAAGTTCCCGACAATCTGCTTATCTACGAGCGCGGGGGGAAGTTGTACCCCTACACTAAGTCAGGGATTGACAAGCTGCTCTACGGGCTCGGGGAGCGCATCGTCGTCGGAGATAAGGGCGAAACGCTCTACTTCACGAACCACGACCTGAGAAGGACCTGCGGCCGCATGATGTACCGCTCCGGGGTGAGGATAGAGAAGATCGCCAAGATCTTCGGACACGCCGACACCAGGACCACGATACGCTATCTCGGCCTGGACTTCGAGGACATGGACGAAGCGATGCAGCAATATAGCCAGTACCAAAACGCCTTAGTTGTACCAAAAATGGTACAAACTGAGGAAAGCCAGATAATTGGTGGACAGGGGGGGATTTGA
- a CDS encoding 4Fe-4S double cluster binding domain-containing protein has translation MELWENLPRLARRLGGDIYGVADLSSATEEIRRQGGDEVAGYPKAISVGVVLLDPLVDLLPRRDERAVAVRYHTHAYRTVNLRLDAIASRLGSELQKQGYRAFPIPASERADDERACAIFSHKLAAHLAGLGWIGKSCLLITPGHGPRVRWATVLTDAPLPAGEPMEQRCGSCHECVDACPPGVIAGRSFVESEPREARYDAPGCQRYIGSMEQGGRPGVCGMCLYVCPHGRKKE, from the coding sequence ATGGAGCTATGGGAGAATCTTCCCCGGCTGGCGCGCCGGCTGGGAGGGGATATCTACGGCGTGGCGGACCTCAGCTCAGCCACAGAGGAGATACGCAGGCAGGGCGGCGACGAGGTGGCCGGCTATCCGAAGGCCATCTCGGTCGGGGTGGTCCTGCTGGACCCTCTGGTGGACCTGCTGCCGCGGCGGGACGAAAGGGCGGTGGCGGTGCGGTACCACACCCATGCCTACAGGACGGTGAACCTGCGTCTCGACGCCATCGCTTCCCGCCTTGGCTCGGAGCTTCAAAAGCAGGGGTACAGAGCGTTCCCCATCCCCGCGTCGGAGCGGGCGGACGATGAGCGCGCGTGCGCCATCTTCTCCCATAAGTTGGCCGCTCACCTCGCCGGGCTGGGGTGGATCGGCAAGAGCTGCCTGCTCATAACTCCGGGGCATGGCCCCCGGGTGCGGTGGGCTACGGTGCTCACGGACGCCCCCCTTCCTGCGGGAGAGCCGATGGAGCAGCGCTGCGGCTCCTGCCATGAGTGCGTGGACGCCTGCCCGCCGGGCGTGATCGCCGGACGAAGCTTCGTCGAGAGCGAGCCGCGGGAGGCGAGGTACGACGCGCCGGGCTGCCAGCGATACATAGGAAGCATGGAGCAGGGCGGCAGGCCCGGGGTGTGCGGGATGTGCCTGTACGTATGCCCTCACGGGCGGAAGAAGGAGTGA
- the purF gene encoding amidophosphoribosyltransferase translates to MVEMMDDHPGHYCGVVAMALTNNAVPDLKRALRVIQHRGQEAAGIAVFDNNRTSYLRGMGLVHEVLAGKEYENLQGNNGIGHVRYSTTGSSCAQNCQPIVVTSAAGEVALGHNGDIVNSDKMRAKLQADGWAFLTTTDSEIIVRILANELKSGQDPVKAIRNTMRHLDGAFSLVIMIGGKVYGCRDPLGFRPLCVGKLRNGYCLASESAVFDILQGEFIRDIQPGEVVEITKDGFTTTKMSNPPRSAHCMFEWVYFARPDSIIDGREVYDVRKKLGTILAREQPADADVVIPVPDSGRSHALGYAIASGIPYDEGFMKNRYVERTFIMPEQNQREEGVGLKLNPIRSTVLGKKVVVVDDSLVRGTTLRKIVQMLRHAGAKEVHVRIGCPPIRAPCYYGIDMRTREQFAATGRTIEQIAEYLTADSVGYTSVKGLQDALDVPEQDLCLACLTGEYPTNIPGEKMRFQQRLEV, encoded by the coding sequence ATGGTCGAGATGATGGACGACCATCCCGGGCATTATTGCGGGGTTGTCGCCATGGCGTTGACCAACAACGCCGTCCCAGACCTTAAACGCGCTTTACGTGTTATCCAACACCGTGGCCAGGAGGCCGCGGGCATCGCTGTTTTCGACAACAACAGGACCAGCTACCTTCGCGGCATGGGTCTCGTCCATGAGGTCCTGGCCGGCAAGGAATATGAGAACCTGCAGGGCAACAACGGCATCGGGCACGTGCGGTACTCCACCACCGGCTCGTCCTGCGCGCAGAACTGCCAGCCCATCGTGGTCACCTCGGCCGCCGGGGAGGTAGCGCTGGGCCACAACGGCGACATCGTCAACTCCGACAAGATGCGCGCCAAGCTGCAGGCCGACGGCTGGGCTTTCCTTACCACCACCGATTCGGAGATAATCGTCCGCATCCTCGCCAACGAGCTGAAGTCCGGGCAGGACCCGGTCAAGGCGATCCGCAACACCATGCGCCACCTGGACGGGGCGTTCTCCCTGGTCATCATGATCGGCGGGAAGGTGTACGGGTGCAGGGACCCCTTGGGCTTCCGCCCCCTGTGCGTGGGCAAGCTGAGGAACGGCTACTGCCTCGCTTCCGAGTCCGCGGTCTTCGACATCCTGCAGGGCGAGTTCATCCGGGACATCCAGCCCGGGGAGGTGGTCGAGATCACCAAGGATGGGTTCACCACCACCAAGATGTCCAATCCCCCCCGCAGCGCCCACTGCATGTTCGAGTGGGTGTACTTCGCCAGGCCTGACTCCATCATCGACGGGAGGGAGGTGTACGACGTCCGCAAGAAGCTGGGCACTATCCTGGCGAGGGAGCAGCCCGCCGACGCGGACGTGGTGATACCGGTCCCCGATTCAGGACGCTCTCACGCTCTTGGCTATGCCATCGCCTCGGGGATACCGTACGACGAGGGGTTCATGAAGAACCGCTACGTCGAGCGCACTTTTATCATGCCCGAGCAGAACCAGAGGGAGGAAGGGGTGGGGCTGAAGCTCAACCCCATCAGGTCCACTGTCCTCGGCAAGAAGGTCGTGGTGGTGGACGATTCCCTGGTGCGCGGCACCACTCTCAGGAAGATCGTGCAGATGCTCCGCCACGCCGGAGCGAAGGAGGTCCATGTCCGCATCGGCTGCCCCCCCATACGCGCTCCGTGCTACTACGGCATCGACATGCGCACCCGCGAGCAGTTCGCCGCCACCGGGCGCACCATCGAGCAGATCGCCGAGTACCTCACCGCCGACAGCGTGGGATATACTTCGGTGAAGGGGCTGCAGGATGCCTTGGATGTGCCGGAGCAGGACCTGTGCCTGGCCTGCTTGACCGGGGAATACCCGACCAACATCCCCGGCGAGAAGATGCGCTTTCAGCAGCGCCTTGAGGTCTGA
- a CDS encoding 50S ribosomal protein L37e: protein MGKGTPSMGKRSNGKAHVPCRRCGRSAYNVAKGACASCGYGKTARMRSYSWAKQH from the coding sequence ATGGGAAAAGGCACTCCATCAATGGGTAAGAGATCTAACGGCAAAGCACACGTCCCCTGCCGCCGCTGCGGGAGGAGCGCTTACAACGTCGCCAAGGGCGCCTGCGCCTCTTGCGGGTACGGTAAGACCGCGAGGATGAGGTCCTATTCCTGGGCAAAGCAGCACTAA
- a CDS encoding LSM domain-containing protein, giving the protein MQKPLTVLNQAINRPVIVELKANREYRGTLDGYDPHMNLVLKNAEELINNEVVRKLDVTIVRGDNVIYISP; this is encoded by the coding sequence ATGCAGAAACCTCTCACCGTCCTGAACCAGGCGATCAACCGTCCCGTGATCGTCGAGCTGAAGGCGAACCGCGAGTACCGGGGCACCCTTGACGGGTACGATCCCCACATGAACTTGGTGCTCAAGAACGCCGAGGAGCTGATCAACAACGAAGTGGTGAGAAAGCTCGATGTAACCATCGTGCGCGGGGACAACGTCATTTACATTTCACCGTAA
- a CDS encoding YkgJ family cysteine cluster protein, translated as MPANDLDVDMSELEKRRFTCDEKCGLCCLCQAELLPHEVDLFKRSYPNRIVMKDRPHRHVALALKKGEGPCDFLLQNRRCSIYKDRPHYCRQFPFHMYLGTRVQVELDLSCRGVWTDQGEDALVAGGQLVAENAEALRRTLQESRAVYREFEANCKEAGIYRPAEALRRDLAPQIPRFADVQYLARVLDLSAEEEEMEIPGDAGPEYPRRELEGSAMETGLESLSAEDVYSAPVYCDPVGRWNIFLAQDGGVEWSVMNDDGGLTPVRTIDPAQVKLLAPEGQGLDVFTSYMRTLNARDSALGYAYYLVDDYGYEDFVANTYNGTMATAALDLLWRASLIAHVRGGKLDRQGMIEGIIAYDMDRLDAPTIGAFL; from the coding sequence TTGCCGGCAAATGACCTTGACGTGGACATGTCCGAGCTGGAGAAGCGCAGGTTCACCTGTGACGAGAAGTGCGGACTATGCTGCCTGTGCCAGGCCGAACTCCTGCCCCACGAGGTCGACCTCTTCAAGCGCAGCTACCCCAACCGCATCGTGATGAAGGACCGGCCGCACCGGCACGTGGCCCTCGCTCTCAAGAAGGGAGAGGGGCCCTGCGACTTTCTGCTCCAGAACCGCCGCTGCTCCATCTACAAGGACCGGCCGCACTACTGCCGCCAGTTCCCGTTCCACATGTACCTGGGGACCCGCGTCCAGGTCGAACTGGACCTTTCCTGCCGCGGGGTGTGGACGGACCAGGGCGAGGACGCCCTGGTGGCGGGCGGGCAGCTGGTCGCCGAGAACGCTGAGGCGCTCCGGCGCACTCTTCAGGAATCGAGGGCGGTGTATCGCGAGTTCGAGGCCAACTGCAAGGAGGCGGGCATCTACCGCCCGGCGGAGGCGCTGAGGAGGGACCTCGCCCCCCAGATCCCCAGGTTCGCCGACGTGCAGTACCTCGCCAGGGTGCTGGACCTCTCCGCCGAGGAGGAAGAGATGGAGATCCCAGGGGACGCGGGTCCGGAGTACCCCCGCCGCGAGCTGGAGGGGTCGGCCATGGAGACCGGGCTCGAATCGCTTTCAGCCGAGGACGTGTACTCCGCCCCGGTGTACTGCGACCCGGTGGGCCGGTGGAACATCTTCCTGGCCCAGGACGGCGGCGTGGAGTGGTCGGTCATGAACGATGACGGGGGGCTGACGCCGGTGCGCACCATCGACCCGGCCCAGGTGAAGCTTCTCGCTCCGGAAGGCCAGGGGCTCGACGTGTTCACTTCCTACATGCGGACGCTGAACGCCCGGGACAGCGCGCTAGGCTACGCGTACTACCTCGTGGACGACTACGGCTACGAGGACTTCGTGGCCAACACCTACAACGGGACGATGGCCACTGCCGCCCTGGACCTGCTGTGGCGCGCCTCGCTCATCGCGCACGTACGCGGCGGGAAGCTGGACCGGCAGGGCATGATCGAGGGCATAATCGCCTACGACATGGACCGTCTGGACGCCCCCACCATCGGCGCCTTCCTGTGA
- a CDS encoding dihydroorotase, whose amino-acid sequence MDLVLEGRAFVKGKLSNWCIGIEDGKMVQVAKHLRGDERRDYSDMLILPASIDPHVHFRDPGMTQKEDFSTGTLAAAFGGVGCVLDMPNTLPPAVKRSDLLEKKEIIARKAWVDYGLFAGCVPGSRIEDMAPHAVGFKLFMGSSTGKLLVTDDGEIARIARQVKATGKVLSVHAEDEGLIQKSEEGSLEDHLRNRPARAEVAAIERLARLDCRVNVCHVSSAEGLAALEGKPFTKEITAHHLLLDRSSGRGAYAKVNPPLRTRDDRLALLQAFIGGKFDMIGSDHAPHTIEDKEREFDTAPSGMPGVETTVPMLLAMVKKGSLPLEVLVRAMAERPAEIFGLNKGAIEEGKDADLIVVDPRAVAGIKVNNLHSKCGWTLFEGYDAIFPRATYVRGRAVVEDGDIAGEREGRDVVAGK is encoded by the coding sequence ATGGACCTGGTGCTGGAGGGCCGCGCGTTCGTCAAGGGAAAGCTGTCCAACTGGTGCATCGGCATCGAGGACGGGAAGATGGTCCAGGTGGCCAAGCACCTGCGCGGCGACGAGCGCAGGGACTATAGCGACATGCTCATCCTCCCGGCGTCCATCGATCCCCACGTGCACTTCAGGGACCCAGGGATGACCCAGAAGGAGGACTTCTCCACCGGGACCCTGGCCGCGGCGTTCGGCGGGGTCGGCTGCGTCCTGGACATGCCCAACACCCTGCCTCCCGCGGTGAAGAGGAGCGACCTGCTGGAGAAGAAGGAAATCATCGCCCGCAAAGCCTGGGTCGACTATGGCCTCTTCGCCGGCTGCGTCCCCGGCTCCCGCATCGAGGACATGGCCCCCCATGCGGTCGGGTTCAAGCTGTTCATGGGCTCTTCCACCGGGAAGCTGCTCGTCACCGACGACGGCGAGATCGCCAGGATCGCCCGGCAGGTCAAAGCGACCGGCAAGGTGCTGAGCGTGCACGCCGAGGACGAGGGCCTTATCCAGAAAAGTGAGGAGGGGAGCCTCGAGGACCATCTGCGCAACCGTCCGGCCAGGGCCGAGGTCGCCGCGATCGAGCGCCTGGCCAGGCTGGACTGCCGCGTCAACGTGTGCCACGTGTCCTCGGCCGAGGGCCTGGCCGCGCTGGAAGGCAAGCCGTTCACGAAAGAGATCACCGCGCACCACCTGCTCCTGGACCGCTCCAGCGGCAGAGGGGCGTACGCCAAGGTCAACCCTCCCCTGAGGACCAGGGACGACCGGCTCGCGCTGCTGCAGGCCTTCATCGGCGGGAAGTTCGACATGATAGGCTCCGATCACGCGCCGCACACCATCGAGGACAAGGAGCGGGAGTTCGATACCGCGCCGTCCGGGATGCCCGGCGTCGAGACCACCGTGCCGATGCTCCTGGCCATGGTGAAGAAGGGGAGCCTGCCCCTGGAGGTGCTGGTCAGGGCGATGGCCGAGCGGCCGGCCGAGATATTCGGTCTGAACAAGGGGGCCATCGAGGAAGGGAAGGACGCCGACCTCATCGTGGTGGACCCCCGGGCCGTGGCGGGCATAAAGGTTAATAACCTCCACAGCAAGTGCGGCTGGACCCTCTTCGAGGGCTATGATGCCATTTTCCCCCGCGCCACCTATGTAAGGGGCAGAGCGGTGGTGGAGGACGGCGACATAGCCGGGGAGAGGGAGGGAAGGGACGTCGTTGCCGGCAAATGA